The DNA region TTGCGAACGGTCTGCCAAAATACCTATCAACACCCCAACAACAGGACGAATAAACAACAAAAACGTTCCTACTTTAGCAGATTCTACTTGGTCATAACCCATTACGTCTTGGGCATAAAGTGAAAAATCATCGGTTAATTTATAGCCCACATAGGCACATAAAATAATGATCGTCAATAGCCAAACGGAAGGTAAACGCAATACTTCACGTACTTGAGATAAGGTTATTTTTTCCAACAAAATAGCTTTTTCCAGTTTTTGGTCGGTTTTCATAAAGAACCAGACCAAAATTCCCACAACGCTAACTATACCCACCGTGGTTAAAATTACATATCTAAAAGCTGCTTTGCTTTCGGAGACTGTAGCTTCGGCAATATTGGAAACGATAAACAACGAAAAAATGAGTACACCCATAGCTCCGAACAACGCCCCTACCAAGCCACGACCGCCATCTAAAAACCCAAAAGCTTTACCTTGTGAAGTGTTTCCGCCCCAAACCCGTGTCGCTTTTATCATAGGTGCCCAAAATAAAAAGATAGTGGTAAAACCCCAATACCCATATAGTAGTTGCAATACGCCAACACTTGGAAACCTAGCATACACCAAACCACCTAAGGCGGTCATCCATAGGGCTACTGCAATTAATTTTCTGGGAGCAAATTTATCTGCCAAAGGCCCACCAAAAGGGTATGAAACCATGGCTACAATACCATAAACGGAATAACACAAGCCCAATTCTACATTGGTTAATGCAAAGGCATCTAAAACAGTGGGTCGAAATACCCGTGCCAATACAAAGGGCAGAATAAATACGGACTCCCCAGCTAATATCAGCAATACCAAATAATACCAAGGCGTTTTGTTGGGGTTCATGCTTTAAAAGTACGGTATATTTAGTAAATGGAAGTAGTAGGCTTGAGTTATGTCTCAAACAATGTCCAATATTTAGTCCAATGTACGTTTCTTGGTGTTAGTGCAAGGGTTACTGGTGTTGTGCCCCGTTATTTTAAACGATAGATTGTTTTATTTTTTTCTCCAATTTTTTCAAATAAGCCTAATTCAGTTCCTTTCTTTAAGTCTCTACTTGCTGTCGCTGAAGAAATGATTTTAAAGATATCCATATAATCTTTTCGAGTAAATTCAGTTTTATTTAATGAAATAAAATATTCTAATCTTTCTTTTACGTTTAAAGTTCGATTATTAAAATCTAATAATTCACTTAATGAAATGTCTATCACGTTTAGCATATATTCAATAAATTTTGTTGATTTTCCAGATTTATCACTTTCAGCCAAAGCTTTATAATATTTTTCTTGGTCTTTACTAATTAATGTTTCAAAGGGTAAAAACTCGAATACTGGATATTTTTCCATTAAAATTAAAGTTTGCCATAATCTTCCCATTCTTCCGTTTCCATCTGAAAATGGATGAATAAATTCCATTTCGTAATGAAAAACACAACTTTTTATTAATACAATTTCCTCTGACTTATCCAAGTAGTTAAAAACGTCTTTCATTAAGTAAGGAACATTTTCAAAAGGTGGTGCCAAATGCTCAACTTTTGAACCTTTTACAATTCCGACACTTTGATTTCTATATTTTCCGGCATTTTCAATAAGACCTTCCATTAAATTTTTGTGAGCTTTTAAAAAAGACTTTTCATTAGAAGGATTATATTCTTCTAAATTTTCATAGATTTTTAGAGCATTTAAAACTTCGAGAACGTCTTTTTTTGGACCCATAACTTTTTTATTTTCGAGAAGTGCTGTTATTTGTTCTTCTGTAAGTGTATTTCCTTCTATTTTTAAAGAAGAATGAATAGTTTTGATTCTATTCTGTTTTCTTAATTTAGGTGAAGGTCTATTTAATAAGTTAGCATTTACTTCACCTATTTTTTCTGAAATAGATGTAATTAATTTTAAAATGGAAGATGTTATTTCGTAAGGTGGTTTCATTAGTGATACTATCATTTGATACTATCAAAGATACAATCATTTAACCTAAATTATGGATTGAAACGGAATTTTTTAATTGGGCACAACGGTAAAAAATATTAAAAATCGTAGTATGAAAATTTATAGCACCTCTTAACATGGCCAAAAACCGGTCATTCATCAGTCCAATACGTGTTTTTAGGTGCTTGTGCCACGGTTAGCATTTTTGTAGCCAGTTATTTATTTTCTTGTTGTTATGAATTTAGCAATTCGATTATCTAGTTCAGTCTTTCTAACCCCAGTCACTATTGACTCTTTTCTATTCCCAACTGATGATTTTAATATTTTTTCAAAATTGACCAATGCGTCATTAAAATGAGTATCGAAATTGTTTTCTATTTCATTAAGTATTGTTTCTGAATTTTTCACAATACCTTTTTTTCCGTATTCTCCTTTGAGTATTGAGCTTAGAACAAAACAACCAAAATGTAATTTCCCATATGATAACATTGTAAGTTGATATTTATCTGTTATTTCATCGTCTCTTCTTACTTGTCTGATTTTTTGACTTAACTTAAGATCAACTTTTATGGGAATTAAATATAATAAAAAATTAATTGAATTAACTTCTGGTGAAGGAAAGACAGCATCATATGTTGCAATAAACATTGTTTTTGGTCTAGTCTTAACTTGCGATGGTTTTAATAGTATTTGAGAAGTAAATAATTGAAATAACTTTTGAATGTTAACGATATTCTTTTTTCCTTTATTCTTGTAGAAGTTTATTCTTCTCTCATACCAGATTTCATTATTTACGAGGTATTGCTCTATTAGCATTTGAATGTCGTCATTTGCTTTTAACGAAAACGCCTTAATTGGTGTTTGAGAATTTGTTGTTTCAGTAATTTTATAAACTAAATCGTCACTTTTTGTTTCAATAATTTTTACCAGAATCGTTGTTTGATCGTTGAATTGTAAATTTTCTTTTGAGTTTAGTTCTTCAGATTCTTTTTTTGTTAATTCTTCTCCTTTTTCAACTTTTCCTTTTAACTCATCAACTCTTTCTCTATTCTTTACAGCTTGGTAGATTGCATTTGATGTTTGACAACCATTTACAATTTGCAAATTGTAAAGTTTATACTTATCGTTAGGAAGTTCGTCAACTTTACTACAGGTCATTGTCAATCCATTATTAAAACTCCAAAAGAATTTAGCTTCTTCTTCACTAGAACTTGTCTCCGTAATTTTACTATTTAAACCACTTCGTTTGTAATAATCTCTGATATTAGCTTCAAAAATTGATGATTGATGTTTTCTAACTAATTCAGCAATTTCTTTTCCTTTTAAAATTGAAATATAACCATTGAGTTTATCAACTTTAGAAGAACCTGTTATATACTTAAATGTTTTTTCATATTCAATAATGTCAATGATTTGTTCATTGCTTGAAGATTTTATTAACTTTTGGCAATCAATAACATTTATCTCATTGTTAGTGAAACCATTATTCTGCAATAGTATTTGAATATTATTTAATTCTTCACGTAGTAAAGGATCTGAAGAAATATTTTTTTCTATACCACCAAATACAATATTGCATACAACCTTTATATTGTCAGGTGTGAAATCTTGATAAAGAGATGCTTTTATTTCATTTAAGTCAAGCATTCTATTATAAAAGTACAGATTATCAGTATCAGATATATCTTCATTAATGAGAACCTTTTCTATGCCATTTTTAAATTTTAGTAGATCTCCTTGAGAAACACCTGTGCCTTTTTTAAACTGAAATAAATGAATTACAAATTTAGTGTCTTCATTATAAGATTCTAATTGTTCAATATTTTCAATAAAATCTTTAGAACCTGTTATATAAATTGCATCAATTCCAAAATCATAAGTTTCACCTCTGTATGCACTATCTACAACTCCTAATTCAATTTCTTCCATTGAATTATTTCTAAATGACTGAGAAAGTGCATATAACATAAATTCAGATCCTTTTAAAATGTCTCCTTTTTTATCTGAAAGATATTCCGAGAAGTTTTCTGATTCAATTTTAATTTTATCTTCTAATACTTTAAAGATGCTCATATGTTTGTTTTAATTGGCTACAACAATGGTATAAACGCATTGCGTTTATACCGCTTATGGTTATTCTTTTACGCTAAAAAAATCGAGTTATTAAAAAAAATAAGTATTACGGGCAGTCTTCTTTTAGCGACAACAACCACAAAGTTAAGTGTTTAAGTTTAAAATCTGCTTATATTTTATTAACTAAGCGGTGGTTTTATTAACAAGTAGTTATAATACTAAGCCTTTTTTTGAGGTATCTCCTTTAAAATTTCTTGTATATACTTCCAAAATTTTTGTGTAGAACTAATACTTGCTCTTTCGTCAGGAGAGTGTGCTCCTTTTATGGTGGGTCCAAAAGATATCATATCCATATCTGGGTAGTTCTGCCCTAAAATACCACATTCTAGTCCCGCATGGCAAGCTATAATGTTAGCCTTTTCCTTAAATAAATTTTGATAGGTCTTATCTAATACTTTTAAAATGGCAGAATCAGGGTTTGGTTTCCAACCAGGATACGCCCCAGAGGTTTTTACCGAATAATGGGCCAATTGAAAAACAGCCGATATGGTATTTACCAAATTGTTTTTACCGGATGCTACGGAACTGCGGGTAAGGCATAATATCTTAATCTGTCCCTCTTTTACCAATACACGAGCAACATTATTTGAAGTTTCTACCAAATCAGCAATATCAGGACTCATTCTAAAAACACCATTATGTACAGCATAAATAGTTTTTAATAACGTGGCTTGTTCTTGTTTTGACAGTACATTAGCGGGTTTATCACAAGGTTGAACCGTAATTTCAATATCCTTTTCAATAGTGTTGTACTCCGCAATTATGGCGTCAGCAATATCCGTAAACCGATTGGTAAATTCCGCTTTATTTTGGGTTACAATTATGGCATTGCTTTCCCTTGGAATAGCGTTTCGCAAACCACCACCATCAATTTCAGCAATGGAAACCATATTCTTTAACGCAAATAATACACGGTTCATCAATTTATTGGCATTGCCAAATCCTCTATGGATATCCATTCCGGAATGGCCACCTTGCAATCCTTTAACGGTAATTTTAAATGCCTCGGCCTGCTCTTGTGTTTTTACAGGGTTATAGGATTTTGTGGCGGTAATATCTATACCACCGGCACAGCCCACACCAATTTCATCATCATCTTCGGTATCTAAATTCAATAAAATTTCACCTTCTAACCAGCCTGCTTCTAAGCCCATAGCACCTGTCATTCCCGTTTCTTCGTCAATGGTAAATAAAGCTTCAAGAGCAGGGTGTGCTATGTCTGTACTTTCTAAAATACTCATTATGGTGGCAACACCCAATCCGTTATCGGCACCCAATGTTGTGTCTTTGGCTTTCACCCAATCACCATCAATTTGCATTTCAATGCCTTGGGTGTCAAAATCGAAATTGGTATCATTGTTTTTTTGATGTACCATATCTAAATGCGATTGCAATACTACCGTTTTTCTATTCTCCATACCTTTAGTGGCAGGTTTTGTGATGATAACATTACCCACCTTATCTACTTTAGTGGGCAAATCTAATTTTTTGCCAAAATCGACCATAAATTGAATGACACGCTCTTCTTTTTTGGATGCTCGTGGCACTGCATTTAGGTCTGCAAAATTATTCCAAATCGCTTTTGGCTCTAGGTTTCTTATTTCTTTGTTCATTTTTAATCATTTTTTGTTTAATTGTGTACCTGTCATTCCCGCCTTTGCGGGAATCTCATAAAACATTCCTTGCTGTTTGTAAGGGACTTCGCTATGAGATAAAGCTCTCTATTAGCGGTTGTGAGATTCTTCGCTCATGTTGAATGATAATTAATAAAGAACCTTTCGTTTATTCACTCTGAATGAAAGATTCCAAAACGTTCTCGACTCCGCTCGAACTGACATTCGTTTTGACTATCAACTGCTACTGATCCCAATAGTCATCAGGACTATCTACCTTATAATCACCGTTTCATCAATAGGTTTTCTTACCTTTTTTAAGGTACTCATAAAATCGTCATCGGCTCTATACCCAACAGGTAATACCAAAACCGATTTTAAATTTTGTTTTTTTAGTTCTAAAATTTCATCAAACTTTTGGGCATTAAAACCCTCCATAGGGCAG from Aureibaculum sp. 2308TA14-22 includes:
- a CDS encoding MFS transporter yields the protein MNPNKTPWYYLVLLILAGESVFILPFVLARVFRPTVLDAFALTNVELGLCYSVYGIVAMVSYPFGGPLADKFAPRKLIAVALWMTALGGLVYARFPSVGVLQLLYGYWGFTTIFLFWAPMIKATRVWGGNTSQGKAFGFLDGGRGLVGALFGAMGVLIFSLFIVSNIAEATVSESKAAFRYVILTTVGIVSVVGILVWFFMKTDQKLEKAILLEKITLSQVREVLRLPSVWLLTIIILCAYVGYKLTDDFSLYAQDVMGYDQVESAKVGTFLLFIRPVVGVLIGILADRSQITFWLLVSFIISFCGALLFATGVVSTSLTALFFISILIVATGVYAARSLYFAVMERGQIPLVLTGTAVGLISLIGYTPDIFASPVMGYLLDSSPGKIGHQHVFWMLALFSFIGGIAAWYYYRLYRKTKNLT
- a CDS encoding Fic family protein, encoding MKPPYEITSSILKLITSISEKIGEVNANLLNRPSPKLRKQNRIKTIHSSLKIEGNTLTEEQITALLENKKVMGPKKDVLEVLNALKIYENLEEYNPSNEKSFLKAHKNLMEGLIENAGKYRNQSVGIVKGSKVEHLAPPFENVPYLMKDVFNYLDKSEEIVLIKSCVFHYEMEFIHPFSDGNGRMGRLWQTLILMEKYPVFEFLPFETLISKDQEKYYKALAESDKSGKSTKFIEYMLNVIDISLSELLDFNNRTLNVKERLEYFISLNKTEFTRKDYMDIFKIISSATASRDLKKGTELGLFEKIGEKNKTIYRLK
- a CDS encoding AIPR family protein, encoding MSIFKVLEDKIKIESENFSEYLSDKKGDILKGSEFMLYALSQSFRNNSMEEIELGVVDSAYRGETYDFGIDAIYITGSKDFIENIEQLESYNEDTKFVIHLFQFKKGTGVSQGDLLKFKNGIEKVLINEDISDTDNLYFYNRMLDLNEIKASLYQDFTPDNIKVVCNIVFGGIEKNISSDPLLREELNNIQILLQNNGFTNNEINVIDCQKLIKSSSNEQIIDIIEYEKTFKYITGSSKVDKLNGYISILKGKEIAELVRKHQSSIFEANIRDYYKRSGLNSKITETSSSEEEAKFFWSFNNGLTMTCSKVDELPNDKYKLYNLQIVNGCQTSNAIYQAVKNRERVDELKGKVEKGEELTKKESEELNSKENLQFNDQTTILVKIIETKSDDLVYKITETTNSQTPIKAFSLKANDDIQMLIEQYLVNNEIWYERRINFYKNKGKKNIVNIQKLFQLFTSQILLKPSQVKTRPKTMFIATYDAVFPSPEVNSINFLLYLIPIKVDLKLSQKIRQVRRDDEITDKYQLTMLSYGKLHFGCFVLSSILKGEYGKKGIVKNSETILNEIENNFDTHFNDALVNFEKILKSSVGNRKESIVTGVRKTELDNRIAKFITTRK
- a CDS encoding aminoacyl-histidine dipeptidase, coding for MNKEIRNLEPKAIWNNFADLNAVPRASKKEERVIQFMVDFGKKLDLPTKVDKVGNVIITKPATKGMENRKTVVLQSHLDMVHQKNNDTNFDFDTQGIEMQIDGDWVKAKDTTLGADNGLGVATIMSILESTDIAHPALEALFTIDEETGMTGAMGLEAGWLEGEILLNLDTEDDDEIGVGCAGGIDITATKSYNPVKTQEQAEAFKITVKGLQGGHSGMDIHRGFGNANKLMNRVLFALKNMVSIAEIDGGGLRNAIPRESNAIIVTQNKAEFTNRFTDIADAIIAEYNTIEKDIEITVQPCDKPANVLSKQEQATLLKTIYAVHNGVFRMSPDIADLVETSNNVARVLVKEGQIKILCLTRSSVASGKNNLVNTISAVFQLAHYSVKTSGAYPGWKPNPDSAILKVLDKTYQNLFKEKANIIACHAGLECGILGQNYPDMDMISFGPTIKGAHSPDERASISSTQKFWKYIQEILKEIPQKKA